A single Dechloromonas denitrificans DNA region contains:
- the hemB gene encoding porphobilinogen synthase — translation MSSTGRFPATRMRRMRRDDFSRRLMRESALTVDDFIYPVFVLEGEGRIEKVASMPGVERQSLDVLLKTAERAVKLGIPALALFPVIDPAQKSLGAEEAFNDAGLVPRVIKALKREFPELGVITDGALDPYTIHGQDGLIDETGYVLNDETVEVLVKQALCHAAAGVDVVAPSDMMDGRIGRIRGGLDAAGFIHTRILAYSAKYASAFYGPFRDAVGSAANLGKSNKYSYQMDPGNSDEALKEVALDLEEGADMVMVKPGMPYLDIIRRVKDEFKVPTYVYQVSGEYAMLKAAFLNGWLNEEACVLESLLAFKRAGADGILTYFALDAAEYLKR, via the coding sequence ATGAGTTCTACCGGACGTTTTCCCGCAACACGCATGCGCCGGATGCGGCGCGATGATTTCTCCCGTCGTCTGATGCGGGAGTCGGCCTTGACGGTTGATGACTTCATTTATCCCGTTTTTGTTCTCGAAGGCGAAGGGCGAATCGAGAAAGTTGCTTCGATGCCGGGCGTCGAGCGGCAGTCGCTGGATGTCCTGCTGAAGACGGCCGAACGGGCTGTCAAGCTGGGTATTCCCGCGCTGGCGCTATTTCCGGTGATCGATCCGGCGCAGAAGTCGCTCGGAGCGGAAGAGGCCTTCAACGATGCCGGACTGGTGCCGCGCGTGATCAAGGCGCTCAAGCGCGAGTTTCCCGAACTCGGTGTGATTACCGATGGCGCGCTTGATCCTTATACCATTCATGGCCAGGATGGCCTGATCGACGAAACCGGTTACGTGCTGAACGACGAAACGGTCGAGGTGCTGGTCAAACAGGCGCTTTGCCATGCTGCGGCCGGGGTCGATGTGGTTGCCCCGTCGGACATGATGGATGGGCGGATTGGTCGGATTCGCGGTGGACTCGATGCGGCCGGCTTTATCCATACCCGCATCCTGGCTTATTCCGCCAAGTACGCCTCGGCCTTCTACGGCCCCTTCCGCGATGCCGTCGGCTCCGCCGCCAATCTTGGCAAGAGCAACAAATACTCTTATCAGATGGATCCCGGCAACTCCGATGAGGCGCTGAAGGAAGTCGCTCTCGATCTGGAAGAGGGGGCCGACATGGTGATGGTCAAGCCGGGCATGCCTTATCTCGATATCATCCGCCGCGTGAAGGACGAGTTCAAAGTACCGACCTACGTTTACCAGGTCAGCGGCGAGTACGCGATGTTGAAGGCGGCCTTCCTCAACGGCTGGCTGAACGAAGAGGCCTGCGTGCTGGAAAGCCTGCTGGCCTTCAAGCGGGCCGGGGCGGATGGCATTCTGACCTACTTTGCGCTGGATGCGGCGGAGTATCTGAAGCGCTGA
- the slmA gene encoding nucleoid occlusion factor SlmA — MATKPGERRLQILQTLASMLETPKGEKITTAALAGQLDCSEAALYRHFASKAQMYDGLIEFIEQSLFGVINQITSDENEGLKQVEQIVALLLRFAQKNRGMTRVLIGDALVNENERLQARINALLDKVEAALKQSLRIAATQENLKADADFGALANLLRCYAVGRWEQYARSGFSREPLAQWPQQWTMLYFACLSQSGTPGSD; from the coding sequence ATGGCGACCAAACCGGGCGAGCGGCGCCTGCAAATCCTGCAGACACTGGCCAGCATGCTGGAGACCCCGAAAGGCGAAAAGATCACGACGGCAGCCCTGGCCGGGCAGCTCGACTGCTCGGAAGCCGCTCTCTATCGCCACTTTGCCAGCAAGGCCCAGATGTACGACGGGCTGATCGAGTTCATTGAGCAAAGCCTGTTTGGGGTCATCAACCAGATCACCAGCGATGAAAACGAGGGCCTCAAGCAAGTCGAGCAAATCGTCGCCTTGCTGCTCCGCTTTGCCCAAAAAAACCGGGGAATGACCCGGGTCTTGATTGGCGATGCGCTGGTCAATGAAAACGAGCGCTTGCAGGCACGCATCAATGCCCTGCTCGACAAGGTTGAAGCCGCACTCAAGCAATCCTTGCGCATCGCTGCGACCCAGGAAAACCTGAAAGCCGACGCCGACTTCGGTGCCCTCGCCAACCTGCTGCGCTGCTATGCCGTTGGCCGCTGGGAACAATATGCCCGTAGCGGGTTCAGCCGCGAACCATTGGCCCAATGGCCGCAACAATGGACCATGCTGTATTTCGCCTGCTTGTCGCAGTCCGGCACACCGGGCAGCGACTGA
- a CDS encoding ribonuclease domain-containing protein yields the protein MKNWLRFLIVLWLAIGSAYGFSFGHDQPTVDTVGLSELPREARQTLTLIKTGGPFPYPRDGIVFGNFEKRLPLRQRGYYHEYTVKTPWRSDRGPRRIIAGRDDEYYYTDDHYRSFRRIRE from the coding sequence ATGAAAAACTGGCTGCGCTTTCTGATCGTCCTCTGGCTGGCGATCGGGAGCGCATACGGTTTTAGCTTCGGTCACGACCAGCCAACGGTCGACACTGTTGGCTTGTCCGAGTTGCCGCGCGAAGCCCGGCAGACGCTTACCCTGATCAAGACTGGCGGGCCGTTTCCCTACCCGCGCGACGGCATTGTCTTCGGCAATTTCGAGAAACGGCTCCCCCTGCGCCAACGTGGCTATTACCACGAATACACCGTAAAGACGCCATGGCGGAGCGATCGCGGCCCGCGCCGCATTATTGCCGGGCGTGACGACGAGTATTACTACACCGACGATCACTACCGGTCCTTCCGGCGCATACGGGAATAG
- a CDS encoding pyrimidine 5'-nucleotidase — protein MGASDRVWLFDLDNTLHDASPHIFPHINRSMREYIERHLGVDEDEANRIRQGYWHRYGATLLGLMRHHGTDPAHFLKETHQFPDLRRMVIFPRQTLHTLRRLPGRKIMFSNAPRHYMEGVLEITGLWRCFDAIYSVESTRFRPKPMASGYRALLQAERLDPRRCIMVEDSLINLITAKKLGMKTVWVSTGSQGSPYVDVKVGSVLQLPARCGRL, from the coding sequence ATGGGGGCATCGGATCGCGTCTGGTTGTTCGATCTGGACAACACGCTGCATGACGCGAGTCCGCACATCTTTCCTCACATCAACCGCTCGATGCGCGAATACATCGAGCGGCATCTCGGCGTCGACGAGGACGAGGCCAACCGCATTCGCCAGGGCTACTGGCACCGTTACGGCGCCACGCTACTCGGTCTGATGCGCCACCATGGCACCGATCCGGCCCATTTCCTCAAGGAAACCCACCAGTTCCCCGACCTGCGCCGCATGGTCATTTTTCCGCGCCAGACCCTGCATACGCTGCGTCGCCTGCCGGGGCGCAAGATCATGTTCTCCAACGCCCCCCGCCACTACATGGAAGGCGTACTGGAAATTACCGGCCTGTGGCGCTGCTTCGACGCGATTTACTCGGTCGAAAGCACTCGTTTCCGCCCGAAACCGATGGCTTCCGGATACCGCGCCCTGCTCCAGGCGGAGCGTCTCGACCCCCGGCGCTGCATCATGGTTGAGGACAGCCTGATCAACCTGATTACCGCCAAGAAACTCGGCATGAAGACCGTGTGGGTAAGTACTGGCTCACAGGGCTCGCCCTATGTTGACGTCAAGGTTGGCTCGGTGCTGCAACTACCGGCGCGTTGCGGTCGACTATAA
- the nudB gene encoding dihydroneopterin triphosphate diphosphatase, with protein MSGFKQPVSVLVVIYTAALDVLLLERSAHPGFWQSVTGSREGDEILIDTARREVGEETGIDTVEYPVDDWQITNTFEIFAEWRHRYGPGVTENTEHVFGLQLPQRIAITTAPDEHRDWTWMPWQAAAERCFSWSNRDAILLLPEHVKRKN; from the coding sequence ATGAGCGGGTTCAAGCAGCCAGTATCGGTATTGGTGGTCATCTACACCGCCGCCCTTGACGTGTTGTTGCTCGAACGCTCGGCACACCCTGGCTTCTGGCAGTCGGTCACCGGCAGCCGCGAAGGCGATGAGATCCTGATCGACACCGCCCGCCGCGAAGTTGGCGAAGAAACCGGGATCGATACAGTTGAGTATCCCGTCGACGACTGGCAGATCACCAATACCTTCGAGATTTTTGCCGAATGGCGCCATCGCTATGGGCCAGGCGTCACCGAGAACACCGAGCACGTGTTCGGCCTGCAGCTACCGCAGCGTATTGCCATCACCACGGCCCCCGACGAGCACCGCGACTGGACCTGGATGCCTTGGCAAGCCGCCGCCGAACGCTGTTTTTCGTGGAGCAACCGGGACGCCATCCTGCTGTTGCCCGAGCATGTCAAACGCAAAAATTAG
- a CDS encoding barstar family protein yields the protein MSDKLLKDTGKAGLYHLPSTRREAIERTAGKLHFQTLSVNLIECRTMAQVLQQLGNALRFPIWYGANLDALYDCLTDSDWQPGAGHVLLIDGLDSLRLADPEHFVTLVEVFQAATEARRESGTPFWILLDTPARGLTALPTK from the coding sequence ATGAGCGACAAGCTCCTGAAGGATACCGGCAAGGCAGGCCTTTATCATCTTCCTTCGACGCGCCGTGAAGCCATCGAAAGAACAGCCGGCAAGCTGCATTTTCAGACGCTTTCCGTCAACCTGATCGAATGCCGAACCATGGCCCAGGTTTTACAGCAGTTGGGCAATGCCCTGCGCTTCCCGATTTGGTACGGTGCCAACCTGGATGCGCTTTACGACTGCCTGACCGACAGCGACTGGCAACCAGGCGCCGGCCACGTATTGTTAATCGACGGACTCGACAGCCTGCGCCTCGCCGATCCCGAACACTTCGTCACGTTAGTCGAGGTTTTTCAGGCGGCAACCGAAGCCCGCCGAGAATCCGGCACGCCATTCTGGATCTTGCTCGACACGCCTGCCCGGGGCCTCACGGCCCTGCCGACGAAATGA
- the aspS gene encoding aspartate--tRNA ligase, producing MRTHYCGQLNASLDGQIVTLCGWAHRRRDHGGVIFIDLRDREGLAQIVCDPDRADSFQIAESVRNEFCLKITGKVRPRPAGTTNANLASGEIEILCHEIEVLNPSVTPPFQLDEDNLSENVRLLHRVIDLRRPQMQNNMMLRYKTARAFRRFLDGHGFIDIETPMLTKSTPEGARDYLVPSRVHPGQFFALPQSPQLFKQLLMVAGYDRYYQIVKCFRDEDLRADRQPEFTQVDIETSFMTEDAITALIEELIRYVFKDAIDVDLPAPFPRMTYAEAMGRFGSDKPDLRVTLELTEVTDAVKDVSFKVFAGVANSENGRVAAMRIPGGASLTRGEIDEYTKFVGIYGAKGLAYIKVNDVTQLNETGLQSPIVKNLHEAALKTIVERTGAQSGDLIFFGADKAKVVNDALGALRTKIGHEKGFVNGKAWEPLWVVDFPMFEYDEEDKRWTACHHPFTSPKDEHVALLKTDPGKCLAKAYDLALNGWEIGGGSVRIHRSEVQETVFQALNIGPEEQQAKFGFLLDALKYGAPPHGGLAFGLDRIVTMMTGAESIRDVIAFPKTQRAQCLLTDAPSGVDEKQLRELHIRLRQKVDTQVEVGPA from the coding sequence ATGCGTACCCATTATTGCGGACAACTCAACGCCTCCCTCGACGGGCAAATCGTCACCCTGTGCGGCTGGGCCCATCGCCGTCGCGACCACGGCGGCGTCATCTTTATCGACCTGCGCGACCGCGAAGGCCTGGCCCAGATTGTTTGCGACCCGGATCGCGCTGACTCTTTTCAGATCGCCGAATCGGTCCGCAACGAGTTCTGCCTGAAGATCACCGGCAAAGTGCGCCCGCGCCCGGCTGGCACGACCAATGCCAACCTGGCTTCCGGCGAAATCGAAATCCTCTGCCATGAAATCGAAGTTCTGAATCCCTCGGTAACGCCCCCCTTCCAACTCGACGAAGACAATCTCTCGGAGAATGTCCGCCTGCTACATCGCGTTATCGACCTGCGTCGCCCGCAGATGCAAAACAACATGATGCTGCGCTACAAAACGGCGCGCGCCTTCCGCCGCTTCCTCGACGGCCACGGCTTCATCGACATCGAAACCCCGATGCTGACCAAGTCCACCCCGGAAGGCGCCCGCGACTATCTCGTCCCGTCGCGCGTCCACCCTGGACAGTTTTTCGCGCTGCCGCAATCGCCGCAACTATTCAAGCAATTGCTGATGGTCGCCGGCTACGACCGCTACTATCAGATCGTCAAATGCTTCCGTGACGAGGATCTGCGCGCCGACCGCCAGCCGGAATTCACCCAGGTCGATATCGAAACCTCGTTCATGACCGAGGACGCCATCACCGCGCTGATCGAGGAATTGATCCGCTACGTTTTCAAGGACGCAATCGACGTCGACCTGCCGGCACCTTTCCCGCGCATGACCTACGCCGAAGCGATGGGGCGCTTCGGCTCCGACAAGCCGGACCTGCGCGTCACGCTCGAACTGACCGAAGTCACCGATGCCGTCAAGGATGTCTCCTTCAAGGTCTTTGCCGGCGTCGCCAACAGCGAAAACGGCCGTGTCGCCGCCATGCGCATTCCCGGCGGCGCCAGCCTGACGCGCGGCGAAATCGACGAATACACCAAGTTTGTCGGCATCTACGGCGCCAAGGGCCTGGCCTACATCAAGGTCAATGACGTCACGCAACTAAATGAAACCGGCCTGCAAAGCCCGATCGTCAAGAACCTGCATGAAGCCGCACTGAAGACCATCGTCGAGCGTACTGGCGCCCAATCCGGCGACCTGATCTTCTTTGGCGCCGACAAGGCCAAGGTCGTCAATGACGCACTCGGCGCCCTGCGTACCAAGATCGGCCACGAAAAGGGCTTCGTCAATGGCAAGGCCTGGGAGCCGCTGTGGGTCGTCGACTTCCCGATGTTCGAGTACGACGAGGAAGACAAGCGGTGGACCGCCTGTCACCACCCCTTCACCAGCCCGAAGGACGAACACGTCGCGCTGCTCAAGACCGATCCGGGCAAGTGCCTGGCCAAGGCCTACGACCTGGCGCTGAACGGCTGGGAAATCGGCGGCGGCTCGGTGCGTATCCACCGCTCGGAAGTTCAGGAAACCGTCTTCCAGGCGCTCAACATCGGCCCGGAAGAACAGCAGGCCAAGTTCGGCTTCTTACTCGACGCGCTGAAGTACGGCGCACCGCCGCACGGCGGTCTGGCCTTCGGCCTGGACCGCATCGTCACGATGATGACCGGCGCCGAGTCGATCCGTGATGTCATTGCCTTCCCGAAGACCCAGCGCGCCCAGTGCCTGCTCACCGATGCGCCATCCGGCGTCGACGAGAAGCAACTACGCGAACTGCACATCCGCTTGCGTCAAAAGGTCGACACCCAGGTCGAAGTCGGCCCAGCCTGA
- a CDS encoding FmdB family zinc ribbon protein, which produces MPIYEYRCDSCGSQKEHLQKMSDPQLTTCPACGKESYTKLLSAAGFHLKGNGWYATDFKGGNKPAPKADSTPPCQGGSGACTPCAAS; this is translated from the coding sequence ATGCCGATTTACGAATATCGCTGCGACTCCTGCGGCTCCCAGAAAGAGCATCTGCAAAAGATGAGCGACCCGCAGCTTACGACCTGCCCCGCCTGTGGCAAGGAAAGCTATACCAAGCTGCTCTCGGCCGCCGGCTTCCACCTCAAGGGCAATGGCTGGTATGCCACCGACTTCAAAGGTGGTAACAAGCCTGCGCCCAAAGCAGATAGTACGCCGCCTTGCCAGGGCGGTTCAGGAGCATGTACTCCGTGCGCGGCCAGTTGA
- a CDS encoding Hsp20/alpha crystallin family protein, which produces MANITRLDPLDDLFRGFFVRPVEFNGQTQQPPSIKLDVREQGENYLIHAELPGVKKEDIHVVVDGNQVSISAEVKQEKETREGERLLRSERYFGRVARSFQLGQEIDDAKAVAKFTDGVLELALPKRTASPNKRLNIE; this is translated from the coding sequence ATGGCAAACATCACCCGACTCGACCCGCTCGACGATCTTTTCCGCGGCTTCTTCGTTCGCCCCGTCGAATTCAACGGCCAGACGCAACAACCGCCATCGATCAAACTGGATGTCAGGGAACAAGGCGAGAATTACCTGATCCATGCCGAATTACCCGGCGTCAAAAAGGAAGACATCCACGTCGTTGTCGATGGCAATCAGGTTTCGATCAGCGCCGAAGTCAAGCAGGAGAAGGAAACCCGGGAAGGTGAGCGCCTGCTTCGTTCGGAACGCTATTTCGGCCGGGTTGCCCGCTCTTTCCAACTCGGGCAGGAAATCGACGATGCCAAGGCGGTGGCAAAATTCACCGATGGCGTACTCGAATTGGCCTTGCCCAAACGGACGGCCAGCCCGAACAAACGCCTGAACATCGAATAG
- the argB gene encoding acetylglutamate kinase — MSLENLSPGLKAAVLAEALPYIKRFHGKTIVVKYGGNAMTEEHLKQCFARDVVMLKLVGFNIVVVHGGGPQIESLLARVGKKGEFIQGMRVTDAETMDLVEMVLGGQVNKEIVNLINQHGGKAVGLTGKDGSFIRAKKLMLENKDIPGDLIDVGQVGDITQIDPSLIALLDSGAFIPVIAPIGVGKDGETYNINADVVAGKIAEVLKAEKLVLLTNTPGVLDKAGNLISGITPKQIDEMVDDGTLSGGMLPKIGSALDAARNGVKGVHIIDGRVEHALLLEILTDHGVGTMIKSH, encoded by the coding sequence ATGAGTCTCGAAAATCTTTCCCCCGGCCTCAAGGCCGCCGTTCTGGCCGAAGCCCTGCCCTACATCAAGCGTTTCCACGGCAAGACCATCGTCGTCAAATATGGCGGCAATGCGATGACCGAGGAACATCTGAAGCAGTGTTTTGCTCGCGATGTGGTGATGCTCAAGCTGGTCGGCTTCAACATTGTCGTCGTGCATGGCGGCGGTCCGCAGATTGAAAGCCTGCTCGCACGGGTCGGCAAGAAGGGCGAATTCATCCAGGGGATGCGCGTTACCGACGCCGAGACCATGGACCTCGTCGAAATGGTCCTCGGCGGCCAGGTCAACAAGGAAATCGTCAACCTGATCAACCAGCACGGCGGCAAGGCCGTCGGCCTGACCGGCAAGGACGGCAGTTTCATCCGCGCCAAGAAACTGATGCTGGAAAACAAGGACATTCCGGGCGACCTGATCGACGTCGGCCAGGTCGGCGACATCACCCAGATTGACCCGTCGCTGATCGCCCTGCTCGATAGCGGCGCCTTCATCCCGGTCATTGCGCCGATCGGGGTCGGCAAGGATGGCGAGACCTATAACATCAACGCCGACGTCGTGGCCGGCAAGATCGCCGAAGTGCTCAAGGCTGAAAAGCTGGTACTGCTGACCAACACGCCGGGTGTGCTCGACAAGGCCGGCAACCTGATCAGCGGCATTACTCCCAAGCAGATCGATGAAATGGTCGACGATGGCACCCTCTCCGGCGGCATGCTGCCGAAGATCGGCTCGGCACTCGATGCCGCCCGCAATGGCGTCAAGGGCGTGCATATCATCGATGGCCGCGTCGAACACGCGCTGCTGCTGGAAATCCTCACCGACCACGGGGTCGGTACGATGATCAAGTCGCACTGA
- a CDS encoding prepilin peptidase produces the protein MLPESLGGLAAMAGLLGLCVGSFLNVVIHRLPKMMEQEWQAQCADLRGEPAPTAAALSLAKPRSRCPACGHSITAFENIPVLSYLLLRGKCSGCNAAISFRYPLIELLTGLLSAYAAWHFGPTIQTVGALALLWSLIALAAIDLDTQLLPDSITLPMLWLGLAFNIATTYVDLQSAVIGAMAGYLALWSVFWLFKLATGKEGMGYGDFKLLAALGAWLGWSMLPAIILLSSVVGAIVGISLIVAARHGRNVPIPFGPYLAAAGGIALFWGPQLTRSYLGLLA, from the coding sequence ATGCTTCCTGAATCACTGGGCGGCTTGGCTGCCATGGCTGGGCTGCTCGGTTTGTGCGTCGGCAGTTTTCTCAATGTGGTCATTCATCGCCTGCCCAAGATGATGGAACAGGAGTGGCAGGCTCAATGCGCCGATTTACGGGGTGAGCCTGCGCCGACTGCGGCAGCGTTGTCGCTGGCCAAGCCGCGCTCCCGCTGTCCGGCTTGCGGACACTCGATTACAGCATTTGAAAACATTCCTGTCCTAAGTTATCTGTTGCTGCGCGGCAAATGCTCTGGCTGCAACGCCGCGATTTCCTTTCGTTACCCCCTGATCGAACTTCTGACCGGCCTGTTATCGGCTTACGCGGCTTGGCATTTCGGACCGACGATACAGACGGTCGGTGCGCTGGCTCTGCTCTGGTCACTGATTGCCCTTGCCGCTATCGACCTCGATACCCAATTGCTCCCCGACAGCATCACGCTCCCTATGCTCTGGCTGGGCCTGGCCTTCAACATTGCCACCACCTATGTCGACCTTCAGTCTGCCGTGATTGGCGCCATGGCTGGCTATCTCGCGCTGTGGTCGGTATTCTGGCTATTCAAGCTGGCGACCGGAAAGGAAGGCATGGGCTATGGCGACTTCAAGTTGCTGGCTGCGCTCGGTGCCTGGCTGGGCTGGTCGATGCTGCCTGCCATCATCCTGCTCTCCTCGGTGGTCGGTGCGATTGTCGGCATCAGCCTGATCGTTGCCGCCCGCCATGGCCGCAACGTACCGATTCCGTTCGGCCCCTACCTTGCCGCCGCTGGCGGCATTGCCCTGTTTTGGGGGCCGCAGTTGACCCGCAGCTATCTCGGTTTGCTCGCTTGA
- a CDS encoding DUF502 domain-containing protein: MKRYFITGLLIWVPLVITGWVLSLIVSTLDQSLRLLPEAIHPQNIVGFAIPGVGALLTLAMILLTGLLAANFIGQKLVGLWDKLLSRIPVVNTVYKSVKQVSDTLFAPNGNAFRKALLVQYPRYGSWTIAFMTGQPGGDLVNHLPGEYVSVYVPTTPNPTSGFFLMMPANEVVELEMSVDEALKYIISMGVVAPPPHPRVITNT, from the coding sequence ATCAAACGCTACTTCATCACCGGGCTCCTGATCTGGGTGCCCTTGGTCATCACCGGCTGGGTGCTGTCGCTGATCGTCAGCACCCTTGACCAATCATTACGCCTGTTGCCGGAAGCGATTCATCCGCAAAACATCGTTGGCTTTGCCATTCCCGGCGTAGGCGCGCTGCTTACGCTGGCCATGATCCTGCTCACCGGATTGCTGGCGGCCAATTTCATCGGCCAGAAACTGGTTGGCTTGTGGGACAAGCTGCTCTCCCGAATTCCCGTCGTCAACACCGTCTACAAGAGCGTCAAGCAGGTGTCCGACACGCTGTTTGCCCCCAACGGAAATGCCTTCCGCAAAGCACTGCTGGTTCAATATCCGCGCTACGGAAGCTGGACCATTGCTTTCATGACCGGACAACCGGGCGGTGATCTCGTTAACCACCTGCCAGGCGAATACGTCAGCGTCTACGTTCCGACTACCCCCAATCCGACCTCGGGTTTTTTCCTGATGATGCCGGCCAACGAGGTCGTGGAACTCGAAATGTCTGTTGACGAAGCTCTCAAATACATCATCTCGATGGGTGTCGTGGCGCCGCCGCCGCACCCGCGTGTCATTACCAATACCTGA
- a CDS encoding type II secretion system F family protein, producing MATAAKPRASGVKESAFLWEGRNKDGKTVRGEIRAASESVVQTTLRRQGITNTKVKKVRFKSGGKITDKDISLFTRQLATMMKSGVPLLQAFDIVGRGHSNPAVGKLLLDIKADVETGSSLSQAFRKFPLQFDALYCNLVAAGEQAGILDTLLDRLATYKEKIIAIKSKIKSALFYPIAIIVVAIVITAVIMIFVIPAFKEVFKSFGADLPAPTLIVMAISDFFVAYWWAIFGAIGGGFYALFESWKRSEKVQMTMDRLLLRMPIFGDIIRKSVIARWTRTLATMFAAGVPLVESLDSVGGAAGNHVYKVATKQIQSEVSTGTSLTISMQNVNLFPNMVTQMVAIGEESGALDSMLSKVADFFEAEVDDAVEAMSSLMEPIIMVILGTLIGGMVVAMYLPIFKLGAVV from the coding sequence ATGGCTACCGCCGCAAAACCGAGAGCCTCGGGAGTCAAGGAAAGCGCCTTCCTTTGGGAAGGCCGCAACAAGGATGGCAAGACCGTACGGGGTGAAATCCGCGCCGCCAGCGAATCGGTGGTGCAAACCACGCTGCGCCGACAGGGCATAACCAACACCAAGGTCAAAAAGGTTCGCTTCAAGAGCGGCGGCAAGATCACCGACAAGGACATCTCGTTATTTACCCGCCAACTGGCGACCATGATGAAATCGGGGGTTCCGCTGTTACAAGCCTTCGACATCGTTGGTCGCGGACACTCGAATCCGGCAGTTGGCAAACTGCTGCTTGACATCAAGGCTGACGTCGAGACGGGCAGTTCGCTTTCTCAGGCATTCCGGAAATTCCCCCTGCAATTCGATGCGCTTTATTGCAATCTGGTTGCCGCCGGCGAACAGGCCGGCATTCTCGACACCCTGCTTGACCGCCTGGCCACTTACAAGGAAAAGATCATTGCCATCAAAAGCAAGATCAAATCCGCTCTGTTCTACCCAATCGCCATTATCGTCGTCGCAATCGTTATCACAGCTGTGATCATGATTTTCGTCATTCCGGCATTCAAGGAAGTATTCAAGAGTTTCGGGGCGGATTTGCCGGCACCGACACTCATCGTCATGGCTATCTCCGATTTTTTCGTGGCCTACTGGTGGGCGATTTTTGGTGCCATCGGCGGCGGTTTTTATGCCCTCTTCGAAAGCTGGAAGCGTTCGGAAAAGGTTCAAATGACCATGGATCGCCTACTTCTTCGTATGCCAATTTTTGGCGACATCATCCGCAAATCGGTAATAGCCCGCTGGACCCGCACTCTGGCTACGATGTTTGCCGCGGGCGTGCCGCTGGTCGAGTCGCTCGACTCCGTTGGTGGCGCGGCGGGCAACCACGTTTACAAGGTGGCCACCAAGCAGATACAGAGCGAAGTGTCCACCGGCACCAGCCTGACCATCTCGATGCAGAATGTAAATCTATTTCCCAACATGGTGACCCAAATGGTTGCCATCGGCGAGGAATCAGGAGCGCTCGACTCAATGCTTTCCAAGGTTGCCGACTTCTTCGAGGCGGAAGTCGACGATGCCGTCGAGGCGATGTCCAGCCTGATGGAGCCGATCATCATGGTCATCCTCGGCACGCTGATCGGCGGCATGGTCGTCGCCATGTACCTGCCGATCTTCAAACTGGGTGCAGTCGTCTGA